One window of the Flavobacteriaceae bacterium YJPT1-3 genome contains the following:
- a CDS encoding LysM peptidoglycan-binding domain-containing protein — MNKHFWCACTFFLCGCLLSAQDTPISGSPAPVQEEIAEIASDTLTVIDTLTTTIVDREFSFTTVATSKKDSVIFRLEDNAYAHRLDSLWVNELVDYSLYDTIAEMVHNLDYSAVEYEELPTDTLKKRLAAINARTPFNVEYNPALESVIKRYLKRHRPTMERLMAVSEFYFPMFEETLDRYDIPLEMKYLAIVESALRPRARSRVGATGLWQFMFGTGKMYGLDVSSYVDERMDPLLATEAASQYLSKLYEMFDDWDLALASYNSGPGNVSKAIRRSGGRKNYWNIRHNLPRETAGYVPAFLATMYLFEYAEEHGYKKLAPPINFYKTDTIRVKQMITLPQVAKITGLPLDELQFLNPSYKLDIIPFVHDENYVLRLPVEAVGPFVNNETAIYAFAKAELEAREQPLPAFQEAESRIRYRVRSGDYLGKIAERYGVSVSQIKSWNGLRSTNLRIGQRLTIYPRKPAPAVTQAATVTTNTASGKRYTVQSGDSLWKISQKFPGTTVEKLKSWNGIRGNNLKPGMTLIVSKS, encoded by the coding sequence TGCCAGCGACACCCTGACCGTGATCGACACCCTGACTACCACCATAGTCGATCGAGAGTTTAGCTTCACCACGGTAGCCACCAGTAAGAAAGATTCCGTAATATTTCGATTGGAAGATAATGCCTACGCACACCGCCTTGATTCGCTCTGGGTCAATGAATTGGTTGACTACAGCCTGTATGATACCATTGCTGAAATGGTGCATAATCTGGACTATAGCGCAGTGGAGTATGAAGAATTACCTACGGATACCTTAAAAAAGCGCTTGGCAGCCATTAATGCCCGAACCCCATTTAATGTCGAATACAACCCGGCTCTGGAAAGCGTGATCAAGCGGTATTTGAAAAGGCATCGCCCGACTATGGAGCGTCTGATGGCGGTCAGTGAATTTTACTTTCCCATGTTTGAGGAAACTCTGGACCGGTACGACATCCCTTTAGAAATGAAGTACCTGGCCATTGTAGAATCAGCCTTAAGACCCAGAGCGCGCTCTCGGGTTGGTGCTACCGGCTTGTGGCAATTCATGTTCGGAACCGGAAAAATGTACGGACTGGATGTCAGCTCTTACGTTGATGAGCGCATGGATCCGTTGTTGGCCACTGAAGCCGCTTCCCAATACCTGTCTAAGCTGTATGAAATGTTCGATGATTGGGACCTGGCCTTAGCCTCCTACAACAGCGGCCCCGGAAATGTCTCCAAAGCCATTCGTCGCAGTGGAGGAAGAAAGAATTACTGGAATATCCGTCATAATTTGCCTCGAGAAACTGCCGGCTACGTGCCAGCCTTCCTCGCCACCATGTACCTTTTTGAGTATGCAGAAGAACACGGCTACAAAAAACTGGCACCGCCTATCAACTTTTACAAAACAGACACCATTCGGGTAAAGCAAATGATCACCTTGCCTCAGGTGGCTAAGATCACCGGCCTGCCCTTGGATGAGCTGCAATTTTTAAATCCTTCCTATAAACTGGACATCATTCCCTTCGTGCACGATGAGAATTATGTACTTCGGCTGCCCGTAGAGGCGGTAGGCCCGTTCGTCAACAATGAAACGGCGATCTACGCTTTCGCGAAAGCAGAATTAGAAGCACGGGAGCAACCCTTACCCGCTTTTCAGGAAGCCGAAAGTCGCATCCGCTACCGCGTTCGCAGCGGAGATTACCTTGGAAAAATCGCTGAGCGCTATGGGGTTAGTGTGAGTCAGATCAAAAGTTGGAATGGACTCCGAAGCACCAATTTGCGGATTGGACAACGGCTAACCATTTATCCAAGAAAACCTGCTCCAGCGGTCACTCAAGCCGCTACAGTGACCACCAATACAGCCTCAGGCAAACGGTATACCGTGCAGTCGGGGGATTCTCTGTGGAAGATTTCTCAGAAATTTCCGGGGACCACGGTGGAAAAATTAAAATCTTGGAACGGTATTCGCGGTAATAATCTC